From Verrucomicrobia bacterium S94, the proteins below share one genomic window:
- a CDS encoding sugar kinase, translating to MSKTVVTFGEIMARLAAPQNLRLRQTRELEVTYAGAEASVAASICNFGGKARYVTALPKHALAEATVDSVRAVGIDTEFVLRTDDGRLGLYFLETGANQRPSNVIYDRTDSSVSITSADQYDWDGIFENAGWLHLSGITPALSENAAEATLAAAQKAKTAGALVSIDLNFRGKLWKWDASKTARELAQETMCKILPFTDVVIANEEDCHDVLGIRAGDTDVHAGALDTARYPDVAKQVISQFPNVSKVAITLRESYSANHNNWGAMLYDAESGIAHFAPLDADGNYRPYPIKNIVDRVGGGDSFAGGLIFALTTPELSHPADAIRYAVAASCLKHSIKGDFNFSTRAEVEALMSGSASGRVVR from the coding sequence ATGAGCAAAACCGTTGTAACCTTTGGAGAAATCATGGCCCGCCTGGCAGCACCGCAGAACCTGCGGTTGCGGCAGACCCGCGAACTGGAAGTTACCTATGCCGGAGCCGAGGCCAGTGTTGCGGCTTCCATCTGCAACTTCGGCGGCAAAGCCCGCTATGTTACGGCCCTGCCGAAACATGCGCTGGCCGAAGCCACTGTAGACTCCGTCCGCGCCGTCGGCATTGATACCGAATTTGTGTTGCGGACCGATGACGGCCGGCTGGGTCTCTACTTTCTCGAAACCGGCGCAAATCAGCGGCCGAGCAATGTGATTTATGACCGCACCGACTCCTCGGTTTCCATCACCTCCGCAGATCAGTATGACTGGGACGGAATTTTTGAAAATGCCGGATGGCTGCATCTCAGCGGTATTACACCGGCCCTCTCGGAAAATGCGGCCGAAGCCACGCTCGCGGCCGCACAGAAGGCCAAGACCGCCGGGGCGCTGGTATCCATCGATCTCAATTTCCGCGGCAAGCTCTGGAAATGGGATGCCTCGAAAACCGCCCGCGAACTGGCGCAGGAAACCATGTGTAAAATTCTGCCGTTTACGGATGTGGTGATTGCCAACGAAGAGGACTGCCACGATGTGCTCGGCATTCGGGCGGGCGATACCGATGTCCATGCCGGCGCGCTCGACACCGCCCGCTATCCCGATGTTGCTAAACAGGTGATCAGTCAGTTTCCCAATGTTTCTAAAGTGGCTATCACACTGCGCGAAAGCTACTCGGCCAACCACAACAACTGGGGGGCTATGCTTTATGATGCCGAAAGCGGAATCGCGCATTTTGCTCCGCTGGATGCCGACGGAAATTACCGTCCCTATCCGATTAAAAACATTGTTGACCGGGTCGGCGGCGGTGATTCATTTGCCGGTGGTTTGATTTTCGCGCTCACAACACCGGAACTCAGCCATCCGGCTGATGCGATCCGCTATGCCGTGGCTGCTTCGTGCCTGAAGCATTCCATCAAAGGAGACTTCAACTTTTCAACCCGTGCCGAAGTCGAAGCCCTTATGAGCGGATCGGCCTCCGGCCGCGTAGTGCGATGA